ACGCAGGCGGTTCCAGTCGCGCGGCTTGCCCGCCGGGCCCGAGATCACGTCGTACAGCGCGGCGAGGATGGCGTCGGGCGAGCCGACATCGGCCGGCTGGGCGGCCGGCGTCAGCGCCGCCGGCGCAGGTTTCGCGTCCTGCGCGATCGCTGCGGGCGCGGTGAAGGCGCCCAGCGCCAAGGCAATGATCAGTGCTGCCGGTACCGAAGGTTTCATGCATATCTCCTGTTATTGGTATGGTGGCCGCATGATCGGGCATTTCGGGCCGAAAGTCACGCCCCCGCCCTTACCTTGTTTATAATCAGGTAAATCAAACAAGGCCCCATATCATGAACGAACAATTCTCCAAGAAGGCCGAAGCCTGGTCGGCGCGCTTCTCCGAACCGGTCTCCGACCTCGTCAAACGCTACACCGCCTCGGTCTTCTTCGACAAGCGCCTGGCCATGTTCGACATCGAAGGCTCGCTCGCGCACGCCGAGATGCTGGCAGCGCAGGGCATCATCAGCGCGGCCGACCGCGCCGAGATCGAGCGCGGCATGGCCCAGATCAAGGGCGAGATCGAGGGCGGCAGCTTCGAGTGGCTGCTCGACCTCGAAGACGTCCACCTGAACATCGAGAAGCGCCTGACCGAACTGGTGGGCGACGCCGGCAAGCGCCTGCACACCGGCCGCTCGCGCAACGACCAGGTCGCGACCGACATTCGCCTGTACGTGCGCGCCGCGATCGACGACATCGTGCTGCTGCTGCAGTCGCTGCGCGGCGCCCTGCTCGACGTCGCCGACAAGCACGCCGACACCATCCTGCCCGGCTTCACCCACATGCAGGTGGCGCAGCCGATCACTTTCGGCCATCACATGCTGGCCTACGTCGAGATGTTCGGCCGCGACGTCGAGCGCATGCAGGATGCGAGGAAGCGCGTGAACCGCCTGCCGCTGGGCGCCGCCGCGCTGGCCGGCACCACCTTCCCGATCGACCGCCTGCGCGTGGCGAAAACGCTGGGCTTCGACGACGTCTGCCACAACTCGCTGGACGCTGTTTCGGACCGCGACTTCGCCATCGAATTCTGCGCGGCTGCCGCGCTTGTGATGATGCACGTGTCGCGCATGTCGGAAGAGATGATCATCTGGATGAGCCCACGGGTCGGCTTCATCGACATCGCCGACCGCTTCTGCACCGGTTCGTCGATCATGCCGCAAAAGAAAAACCCGGACGTGCCGGAACTGGCGCGCGGCAAGACCGGCCGCGTGTATGGCCACCTGACCGGCCTCCTGACCCTGATGAAAGGCCAGCCGCTGGCCTACAACAAGGACAACCAGGAAGACAAGGAGCCGCTGTTCGACACCGTCGACACCGTGACCGACACGCTGCGCATCTTCGCCGACATGGCCGGCGGAATAACCGTCAAGCCGGACGCGATGCGCGCCGCCGCGCTGCAGGGCTACGCCACGGCGACCGACCTGGCCGACTATTTGGTCAAGAAAGGCCTGCCGTTCCGCGACGCCCACGAAGCCGTGGCGCGCGCCGTGCGCGCCTGCGACGACGCCAAATGCGACCTGTCGGAGATGCCGATCGAGCGCCTGCGCGAATTCTCCGCGCTGATCGGCGACGACGTGTTCGCCGTGCTGACGCTGGAAGGCTCGGTCGCCGCCCGCGACCACGTCGGCGGCACCGCGCCGAACCAGGTGCGCGCGGCGATCGCCCGCATCCGCGGCCAGCTGGGTCAATAAGGAAGACGCCGATGTTCATGTCCCTCTCGCGCGCCATCGACAAATTCAACGAAAAGATCGCAGGCGCCGTGAGTTGGGCGCTGCTCGCCGCGGTGATCATCTGCGCCGCCAATGCGCTGGTGCGCTACATCTTCAAAATGAGCTCCAACAGCTGGCTCGAAATCCAGTGGTACCTGTTCGCCGCCGTGTTCATGCTGGCCAGCGCCAACACCCTCAAACGCGACGAGCACGTGCGCATCGACGTCGTCACCAGCCACTTCTCGAAGCGCACCCAGGTCTGGATCGACCTGGTCGGCTACCTGCTGTTCCTGCTGCCGGTGTGCCTGCTGATCCTCTATTACGGTATCCCGTTCGCGCGCTACTCTTTTAGCAGCGGCGAGATGTCGTCGAGCGCGGGAGGCCTGATCGTCTGGCCCGTCAAGCTGCTGGTGCCGGTCGGCTTCGCGCTGCTGATGCTGCAGGGGATCTCCGAAATCATCAAGCGCATCGCCTTCCTGGCCGGGCGCATCGACGGCCACGAATTCGCCAAGCAGGTCACCACGCCGGAACAGGAAATCGAAGCCATCAAATCAGCCAACCAGCTGTAGCGGCGGCCGGGGGTCTGGTCCTGCGGACCTGACCCCATGTTGAGGATATCGACGAAACCGAGATTACACCGGTGTATTTGTGGCGAAATCAAAATGGGGTCAGGTCCGCAGGACCAGACCCCTTAAAAAATAAGAATAGTAAACCTGGGGACACATGGAACAATTCATCATCGCCAACCTGGCGCCCATCATGTTCGGGACGCTGGTCATCTTCCTGCTGTCGGGTTTTCCGGTGGCGTTTTCCCTGGCCGCGAACGGCCTGTTCTTCGGATTTGTCGGCATCGAGCTGGGACTGCTCAAGCCCGAACTGCTGCAGGCGCTGCCGAACCGGATCTTCGGCATCATGGCCAACGACACCCTGCTGGCGATCCCCTTCTTCACCTTCATGGGCCTGATCCTCGAACGATCCGGTATGGCCGAGGACCTGCTCGACACCATCGGCCAGCTGTTCGGACCGATCCGCGGCGGCGTGGCCTACGCGGTGATCTTCGTGGGCGCGCTGCTGGCGGCGACGACCGGCGTGGTAGCCGCATCGGTCATTTCGATGGGCCTGATCTCGCTGCCGGTGATGCTGCGCTACGGTTACGACAAGCGCCTGGCCTCCGGCGTGATCGCCGCATCGGGCACGCTGGCGCAGATCATCCCGCCGTCGCTGGTGCTGATCGTGATGGCCGACCAATTGGGCCGCTCGGTCGGCGACATGTACCGCGCCGCTTTCGTGCCCGGCCTGCTGCTGACCGTGATGTATGCCGGCTACGTGCTGGCGCTGTCGATCTTCAAGCCGTCGCACGTGCCGGCGCTGCCGCCGGAGGCGCGCAACCTGAAGGAGCCGAACGGCGATAGCGGCGTGCGTTCGCTGCTGGCGCTGACCGTCTGCACGGTGGCGATCGGCTACGGCTTCGCCAGCTGGTATGGCGCGCGCCACCCGAACCTGGCGGCCGATGAACTGGGCATCTTCTCGGCGGGCGTGGCCACCGCGGCCGCCTTCGTGTTCGCGCTGGCCAACCGCCACCTGAAAATCGGCCTGCTCTCGCGCATGGCCGAAAAAATCGTCTTCGTGCTGATCCCGCCTCTGGCGCTGATCTTCCTGGTGCTGGGCACCATCTTCGTCGGCCTGGCCACGCCGACCGAGGGCGGCGGCATGGGCGCGGCCGGCGCGCTGATCCTGGCCACGGCCAACGGGCGCCTGAACTGGGGCCTGGTGCGCCAGGCCATGATGTCCACCACCCGGCTGTCGGCCTTCGTGATCTTCATCCTGGTCGGCTCGACCGTGTTCTCGCTGGTGTTTCGCGGCGTGAGCGGCGACCTGTGGGTGGAGCATCTGCTCACCAGCCTTCCGGGCGGCTCCACCGGCTTCCTGGTGGTGGTGAACATCATGTTCTTCCTGCTCGCGTTCTTCCTCGACTTCTTCGAGCTCGCGTTCATCCTGGTGCCGCTGGTCGGGCCGGTGGCCGACAAGCTGGGCATCGACCTGATCTGGTTCGGCGTGCTGCTCGGCGTGAACATGCAGACCTCGTTCATGCACCCGCCGTTCGGCTTCGCGCTGTTCTACCTGCGCTCGGTGGCGCCGAAGGAAGTCAAGACAACCGACATCTACTGGGGCGCGATTCCGTTCGTGCTGATCCAGGTCGCGATGGTGGCGCTGATCATCGCCTTCCCGCGCCTGGTGTCGATCGAGAAGAAGACCGACATGAAGGAACAGCTGGAGCTGAAAATCGACGTGCCGCAGCCGGACATGCAGACGCCGACCTACGACCCGGAGCAGAAGTAAGCCTGGGTCTGCCCCCGCGGGTCAGACCCTTTTCTTTTTTAGACGGAACCGAGCAATGCGTGTTTCGCTGATGATGTTTTCCTTCCTGGTTGCCGCCGGCGCGCAGGCCGATCCCGACCTCGCCGCCCAGGCGCGCATCGAACAACAGGCCTTGAGCGCCAACGCGCCGATCGCCCGGCGCGACGGCAACGCGCTGCTTTTGACGCTTGCTACTAAAAGCGTAGCACGGCTGAACTCGGTCCCCAGCTGCGCCGGCCCGGAAGACTGCCTGCACTACCACCTGATGGGCATGTCGCCCGACCGCCAGTTCTTTGATGTCGCCGCACAAGCCTACGAATCGGCCACGCGCTTCTGGATTTCGCGCGCCAGCGGCCAGCGCGTCGAGGTCTACGCCGAGCCGCATGCGTCGCCCGATCGCAAGTACATCGTCAGCGCCAACCCGGTCGAATTTGGCGGCACCAATGGCGTCTTTGTGTGGGAAGTGGAACGTGGCGAATTGCGCGAGCGATTCCGCTCCGAGCCGTCGGACCATCGCCTGTACGGCTTCGTGCGCTGGGTCGACGCCAGTACGGTGCAGCTGGCGGGAGCCGATGGCGCCTGCCCGGCCAAACTGTCGCGCCGGCACGGCCGCTGGAAGCTGACCACTGATGCAACAGTGTCGTGCAAACAACGATGAAAAGATTCTCCTGAGTAATTAGTTTCCTTCATGCTATATTTTGAAACTAACAATTTCTAAAGGGCTGCAGGATGGGAACGCTGTACGACGTGCTGGGCCTGAACCGCCTGAGCAATGCCACGCAGATCGAGCAGGGTTATCGCACTGCGCTGGAAAACCTGTGCGGCGGCGACGCGCACGCCGAGCAGGATATGATCCGCGCCAGGGAGATCAAGGAGGCCTACGCGATCCTGTCGTCGCCGGCGCGACGCGACGCGTATGACGCACAGCTCAAGGTCAGGGAACAGGCCACGATCCAGGTTATCGAAGCGCCGCGCAACCGTTGGCCGGCGATCGGCCTGATCGTGCTGGCGCTGGTCGCCGGGCTGGCGTACACCAACCACAATTCGAAAAAGCTGGAAATCGAACGGGTCGCGCTCGAGGCGGCAAAAGCGAAGAACGCCGCCGACGCGGCCGCGCTGGTGGCGCAGGCGGAAGAAGCCAGGCTCGAACAGGCAAAGCTGTCGGAGAAAAGCCGCGCCGACGCTATCCGTTCGCGCGAGGTTGAGCTGGCCCGTTACGAGGGCCAGCGCATCCGCGAGCAGGAACAAGCAGCGGAGTACCAGGCCGACCGGCGCCGCCAGTTCGCCGAGCGCCAGCAGGAGTCGGCGACCCGGCGCGCCAAGTACGAACAGGCGCAGGAAGAGCGCGCGGCGCAGATGCGCAACTATCAGCGGGAGATGGACATGCGGCGCGCGCTGGCGATCCCGATCGTGCGGCACTGAGCCCGAATGGGGAAATGGGTCTGGTCCCGCGGACCTGACCCGTTTTTGCGTCGTCAAGAATATTCAAGATGGGGTCAGGTCCGCTGGACCAGACCCCGAAGCGCGGCGGCCGCTTAGTTATTCAACAGGACCTGGGCGATGAGGCCGGTGGCGATGGCCGCCAGCACGTAGTTGTCATCGGCCTGCACCCATTGATAGCCGCGCGGCGGCGCGCTCAGGCGGCGGCTGCGCCAGTCGCTGACCACGTAACGGTCGCCGCGGTACTCGCTGCGTACATACCCGCCGCGGCGCATCTCCTGGCGGTAGCCGTCGCCATACGCATGGTACGACTGGCCATAGTCGCTGCGGCCATAGCTGTCGTTGCGGCCGTAGCTGTCGTTGCGGTCGTGCCGCTCGCCGCGCGCGTTCCAGTCGCGGCGCTCGTTTTGGCCGCGATCCTGGTAGCGGTTGTAATCGTTGCCGCGCTGCGCCTGGTCGTAGCGGTCGCCGCCGTGATCGTAGCGTTGGGCGAAAGCGGGAGCACTTGCCATCATGCACACGGCCATCAGGCCCGAGATAACAGATTTCGTGTTCATAGGATTCCTTTGCAATGTGGGAACGGAGGACATCCGCTTTGCTGCACCAACGCCTCTAGTAGACCAGCTTGCTCGCCGCGAATCTACCGCGCTCAGGTAAGCGACGTTACAAGACGTATCCGCGCAGCGCCCTATTCCCAGGCGTCCGGAGCGATCTGCCCGAGTCCCTGGAACACCGGCTTGCAAAAGAAGTAGCCCTGCATCAGGTTGATGCCGGCGTCCGCGAGGAAATCGCGTTCGGCGCGGGTTTCGATACCTTCGGCCAGCACCCGGATTCCCAGCTCGGCGCACATCGCGGTGATGGCGCGCACGATGGCCTGGCGCGGCGCGCTGGTGTCGATATTGCGCACCAGGTCCATGTCGATCTTGATCACGTCGGGCTGGTATTCCGCCAGCAGGTTCAAGCCCGCGTAGCCGGCGCCGAAGTCGTCGATCGCGGTCTGGAAGCCGAAGCGGCGGTATTCGCGGAAGATGTTCACCAGGTGGGCGCGGTCTTGTACCCGCTCGCCCTCGGTGACTTCGAAAATAATCCGCTCGATCGGGAAGCCGTGCACGCGCGCCGCCTCGAAGGTGCTGCGGATGCACACTTCCGGCCGGTACACGGCATTCGGCAGAAAATTAATCGACAACAGTTCGCGCATGCCCAGGCGCGCCGCGCCGGCCACCGCCTTGACGCGGCAGGCCTGGTCGAACCGGTAGAGGTTCTCGGGCGTCACCTGGGCGAGCACGCTGGCCGCCGATTCGCCACGCGGGCCGCGCACCAGCGCTTCATGGGCGTAGATGGCGCGGCCGGAGAAATCGACGATGGGCTGGTAGGCATACTCGAACTCGAAGCCCACCGCTTCGCCGTCGCGGCATCCCGGGCAAGCCACATTGGCTGCCAGCCGCACCTTCTCGGGCACAATTTCAATCACGTGCAATTCCTTGGTCTGAAAAACCGGGGGATTCTAGCAGAGCGCGCCAGTCCGGCTCGCGCAACATGGGCTTGCTGTAATGGACAGCCGGGTCGCCCGCTGATAGATTGCGACATCGCCCCCAACGGAGAAACCATGCGCCGCCCGTACCTGCCAGCCCTTCTGATCGCCGTCTGCGGCGCCGCCTTCGCGCAAACGCCATCGCGTCCCAGTCCCGGCGAGATGCTGCAAGTGACCGACGCGACGCTCGAGCGCAGCATCGAGACGCAGATCGCCGCGCAGCTCAAAGTGGCCGAGCGTCCGGAAACCGCCGAGCGGCTGGCCAGCTTCAAGAAAAACCTGTTCGACGCGCTGCGCAAGAAGGGCTTCACGGCCGAACAGAGCCTGCAGATCGTGATCGCCACGCCGCTGCCGGCGCTGGCGGCGGGCGCGAAATGACGCGGCTCCGTTTGGCGGGCGCCGTCCTGCTGGCCATATTTGGCGCCGGCGCGCAAGCGCAGCAGGTTGCGGACCTTTCCTACCGTCCGCCGCTGACGGCGCCGGCCTACCGGGAGGACGCCGGTCCGCGCATTGCAATCGATTCGGGCCACTATAACTTCCATACTGCCGACGGCCGCTACCAGCCCTTTGCAGAGCTGCTGCGCCGCGATGGTTTCCGCGTCGGCGGATCCGGCGCCGCTCTGTCCGCGCAATCGCTGGCCGGGATCGACGTACTGGTCATCGCCAACGCGCTCAATCAAGTCAACCAGCGCGACTGGCGCCTGCCGAATCCCGCCGCATTCACCGAGGCCGAAATCGCAGCGCTGCGCGAGTGGGTGGACAACGGCGGATCGCTGCTGCTGATCGCCGACCACATGCCCTTTGCCGGAGCCGCCACGACGCTCGCCCGCGCATTCGGCGTCGAATTTTCCAACGGCTTCGCAGGCCGCTCCGAGACCGACGTCGGGCCGATCGACTTCACGCTCGAGCACGGGCTCGCGCACAGCGCCGTCACGGAAGGCCGCAATGCGTCGGAACGCATCAGCCACGTGATCAGCTTCACCGGGTCGGCGTTCAAGCCGCCCGCCGGCGCGATCCCGGTGATGACGTTCGCACCGGGATACGTGTCGCTGCTGGCAAAAGCGCCATTCAGGTTCGATGCGTCCACGCGGCGCGTGCCGCTTGCAGGGTGGTCCCAGGGCGCCCTGCTCACGGCCGGAA
This window of the Massilia sp. R2A-15 genome carries:
- the argH gene encoding argininosuccinate lyase, with the protein product MNEQFSKKAEAWSARFSEPVSDLVKRYTASVFFDKRLAMFDIEGSLAHAEMLAAQGIISAADRAEIERGMAQIKGEIEGGSFEWLLDLEDVHLNIEKRLTELVGDAGKRLHTGRSRNDQVATDIRLYVRAAIDDIVLLLQSLRGALLDVADKHADTILPGFTHMQVAQPITFGHHMLAYVEMFGRDVERMQDARKRVNRLPLGAAALAGTTFPIDRLRVAKTLGFDDVCHNSLDAVSDRDFAIEFCAAAALVMMHVSRMSEEMIIWMSPRVGFIDIADRFCTGSSIMPQKKNPDVPELARGKTGRVYGHLTGLLTLMKGQPLAYNKDNQEDKEPLFDTVDTVTDTLRIFADMAGGITVKPDAMRAAALQGYATATDLADYLVKKGLPFRDAHEAVARAVRACDDAKCDLSEMPIERLREFSALIGDDVFAVLTLEGSVAARDHVGGTAPNQVRAAIARIRGQLGQ
- a CDS encoding TRAP transporter small permease subunit — encoded protein: MSLSRAIDKFNEKIAGAVSWALLAAVIICAANALVRYIFKMSSNSWLEIQWYLFAAVFMLASANTLKRDEHVRIDVVTSHFSKRTQVWIDLVGYLLFLLPVCLLILYYGIPFARYSFSSGEMSSSAGGLIVWPVKLLVPVGFALLMLQGISEIIKRIAFLAGRIDGHEFAKQVTTPEQEIEAIKSANQL
- a CDS encoding TRAP transporter large permease subunit, with translation MEQFIIANLAPIMFGTLVIFLLSGFPVAFSLAANGLFFGFVGIELGLLKPELLQALPNRIFGIMANDTLLAIPFFTFMGLILERSGMAEDLLDTIGQLFGPIRGGVAYAVIFVGALLAATTGVVAASVISMGLISLPVMLRYGYDKRLASGVIAASGTLAQIIPPSLVLIVMADQLGRSVGDMYRAAFVPGLLLTVMYAGYVLALSIFKPSHVPALPPEARNLKEPNGDSGVRSLLALTVCTVAIGYGFASWYGARHPNLAADELGIFSAGVATAAAFVFALANRHLKIGLLSRMAEKIVFVLIPPLALIFLVLGTIFVGLATPTEGGGMGAAGALILATANGRLNWGLVRQAMMSTTRLSAFVIFILVGSTVFSLVFRGVSGDLWVEHLLTSLPGGSTGFLVVVNIMFFLLAFFLDFFELAFILVPLVGPVADKLGIDLIWFGVLLGVNMQTSFMHPPFGFALFYLRSVAPKEVKTTDIYWGAIPFVLIQVAMVALIIAFPRLVSIEKKTDMKEQLELKIDVPQPDMQTPTYDPEQK
- a CDS encoding DnaJ domain-containing protein, giving the protein MGTLYDVLGLNRLSNATQIEQGYRTALENLCGGDAHAEQDMIRAREIKEAYAILSSPARRDAYDAQLKVREQATIQVIEAPRNRWPAIGLIVLALVAGLAYTNHNSKKLEIERVALEAAKAKNAADAAALVAQAEEARLEQAKLSEKSRADAIRSREVELARYEGQRIREQEQAAEYQADRRRQFAERQQESATRRAKYEQAQEERAAQMRNYQREMDMRRALAIPIVRH
- a CDS encoding RcnB family protein — its product is MNTKSVISGLMAVCMMASAPAFAQRYDHGGDRYDQAQRGNDYNRYQDRGQNERRDWNARGERHDRNDSYGRNDSYGRSDYGQSYHAYGDGYRQEMRRGGYVRSEYRGDRYVVSDWRSRRLSAPPRGYQWVQADDNYVLAAIATGLIAQVLLNN
- a CDS encoding EAL domain-containing protein — protein: MIEIVPEKVRLAANVACPGCRDGEAVGFEFEYAYQPIVDFSGRAIYAHEALVRGPRGESAASVLAQVTPENLYRFDQACRVKAVAGAARLGMRELLSINFLPNAVYRPEVCIRSTFEAARVHGFPIERIIFEVTEGERVQDRAHLVNIFREYRRFGFQTAIDDFGAGYAGLNLLAEYQPDVIKIDMDLVRNIDTSAPRQAIVRAITAMCAELGIRVLAEGIETRAERDFLADAGINLMQGYFFCKPVFQGLGQIAPDAWE